One segment of Argiope bruennichi chromosome 11, qqArgBrue1.1, whole genome shotgun sequence DNA contains the following:
- the LOC129957291 gene encoding leukocyte elastase inhibitor-like: MGANQSVEMTPEANHRLAINMMKTLAEKEPGDNICISPLSLVCTLSMLLCGACGDTASEIIEVLGLKDVSKRELDACFNRLLSSLGKSGSAYTLECANAAIIQQNFPIKDGYKKKLNSFRALLIQDDFAKHPLAVVDRINKWTKSKTHGVIDRLLDSLDPDTAMVLLNAIYFKGRWMKKFKKNGTSLGAFFNRSTGEKQMEMMHLKEEFDYGEFENCQALLLPYRGKDISMLILLPFSKDGLDDLEKKLTSDFVRMFRGNMQKTKVEVSLPRFRIEYFKSLKETFQQLGMRKAFDSAADLSGICDHVNFSVSDIIQKSVVEVNEDGTVAVAVTAAFTVPACGNLNEEYFIVDHPFLFTIYDIRNDTILFIGRIVELKTKSKTHGVIDRLLDSLDSDTAMVLLNAIYFKGRWMKKFKKNGTSPGSFFNRSTGEKQMEMMHLKEEFDYGELENCQALLLPYKGKDIAMLIMLPFSKDGLDDLERNLTPNFVRMFRGKMWKTTVKISLPRFRIEYFKTLKETFQQLGVHKAFECAADLSEICDIVDMSVSDIIHKAVIEVNEDGTVAAAVSAGILVPACGNLNEEYFIVDHPFLFTIYDIRNDTNLFIGRIVEL; this comes from the exons ATGGGT gcaAATCAAAGTGTTGAAATGACCCCTGAAGCGAACCATCGTCTTGCTATAAATATGATGAAAACGCTTGCTGAGAAAGAACCAGGAGATAATATTTGTATTTCCCCTTTGAGCTTGGTATGCACTCTATCCATGCTATTGTGCGGCGCCTGTGGGGACACAGCCTCGGAAATAATCGAAGTCCTCGGTCTCAAGGATGTCTCCAAAAGAGAACTAGACGCTTGTTTCAACCGCCTGCTGTCTTCCTTAGGCAAAAGTGGTAGCGCCTACACATTGGAATGTGCAAACGCTGCTATCATTCAGCAGAATTTTCCCATAAAAGATGGCTATAAGAAAAAGCTGAACTCATTTCGTGCTCTTCTGATCCAAGACGACTTCGCCAAACACCCGCTGGCAGTGGTGGATCGGATCAACAAGTGGACGAAAAGTAAGACTCACGGCGTGATTGATAGATTGCTCGACTCTCTGGACCCCGACACTGCCATGGTTCTTTTGAACGCCATCTATTTCAAGGGCAGATGGATGAAGAAGTTCAAGAAAAATGGCACCTCCCTTGGGGCATTCTTCAACAGAAGTACCGGAGAGAAACAAATGGAGATGATGCACCTGAAAGAAGAATTCGATTACGGAGAGTTCGAAAATTGCCAAGCTCTTCTGCTGCCTTACCGAGGCAAAGACATCTCCATGTTGATTCTGTTGCCTTTCTCTAAGGACGGCTTGGACGATTTAGAGAAGAAGCTGACTTCTGATTTTGTGAGAATGTTCAGGGGGAATATGCAGAAAACGAAAGTGGAAGTTTCCCTTCCGAGGTTTCGAATCGAGTATTTTAAGTCTTTGAAAGAAACATTCCAACAGTTGGGTATGCGTAAAGCCTTCGACAGCGCTGCAGATTTGAGTGGGATTTGTGATCATGTCAACTTCAGTGTGTCCGACATCATCCAGAAGTCAGTGGTTGAAGTGAATGAAGATGGAACTGTTGCAGTTGCAGTTACTGCTGCATTTACTGTTCCAGCCTGTGGGAATTTGAATGAAGAATATTTCATTGTGGATCATCCCTTTTTGTTTACAATATACGATATTAGGAATGATACGATCCTTTTTATTGGCAGAATCGTCGAATT GAAA ACGAAAAGTAAGACTCACGGCGTGATTGATAGATTGCTCGACTCTCTGGACTCCGACACTGCCATGGTTCTTTTGAACGCCATCTATTTCAAGGGCAGATGGATGAAGAAGTTCAAGAAAAATGGCACCTCCCCTGGTTCATTCTTCAACAGAAGTACCGGAGAGAAACAAATGGAGATGATGCACCTGAAAGAAGAATTCGATTACGGCGAGCTCGAAAATTGCCAAGCTCTTCTGCTGCCTTACAAAGGTAAAGACATCGCCATGTTGATTATGTTGCCTTTCTCTAAGGACGGCTTAGACGATTTAGAGAGAAATCTGACTCCTAATTTTGTGAGAATGTTCAGGGGGAAAATGTGGAAAACGACAGTGAAGATTTCCCTCCCGAGGTTTCGAATCGAGTATTTTAAGACTTTGAAAGAAACATTCCAACAGTTGGGTGTGCATAAAGCCTTCGAATGCGCTGCAGATTTGAGTGAGATTTGTGATATAGTTGACATGAGTGTGTCCGACATCATCCATAAAGCAGTGATTGAAGTGAATGAAGATGGAACTGTTGCAGCTGCAGTTAGTGCTGGTATACTTGTTCCAGCCTGTGGGAATTTGAATGAAGAATATTTCATTGTGGATCATCCCTTCTTGTTTACAATATACGATATTAGGAATGATACGAACCTTTTTATTGGCAGAATCGTCgaactgtaa